The bacterium genome includes a window with the following:
- the pstC gene encoding phosphate ABC transporter permease subunit PstC, which yields MHRMARKTGENIKDLLFERTTGAFAFLVLFLATLLFAVLLRESLPALRKFGAAFLVTGTWDPVLEKFGALPFIYGTLVSSFLAILIALPLSVGAAIFIDEFAPPWMKTPVSFLAELLAAIPSVIYGLWGIFVLVPVLRDWFMKPVTKFLGWVPLFKGPVYGPSMLAAGVLLAIMIVPFILSVSREVLATVPQRQKEAVLSLGGTRWEMLRIVIGQHCIPGIFGATILGLGRALGETMAVTMVIGNRPEAILSLFQPGYSMAAVIANEFTEAVGDVYLSSLVLIGLILFAMTLAVNLAAKWILTKMVARASRGI from the coding sequence ATGCACCGGATGGCCCGGAAAACCGGCGAAAACATCAAGGACCTCCTCTTCGAACGAACCACGGGCGCCTTCGCCTTCCTGGTTCTCTTCCTGGCGACGCTCCTGTTCGCGGTGCTCCTGCGGGAGTCGCTCCCCGCCCTGCGGAAGTTCGGGGCCGCGTTCCTCGTCACCGGGACGTGGGACCCGGTCCTCGAGAAGTTCGGCGCGCTGCCTTTCATCTACGGAACCTTGGTCTCCTCCTTCCTCGCGATCCTCATCGCCTTGCCGTTGAGCGTGGGGGCGGCGATCTTCATCGACGAGTTCGCCCCTCCCTGGATGAAGACGCCCGTTTCGTTCCTTGCCGAGCTCCTCGCGGCGATCCCCAGCGTGATCTACGGCCTCTGGGGAATCTTCGTCCTCGTGCCGGTCCTGCGGGATTGGTTCATGAAACCCGTGACGAAGTTCCTGGGCTGGGTTCCTCTCTTCAAGGGGCCGGTGTACGGCCCGAGCATGCTGGCGGCAGGGGTGCTCCTCGCGATCATGATCGTCCCGTTCATCCTGTCGGTCAGCCGGGAGGTGCTGGCCACCGTCCCGCAGCGGCAGAAGGAGGCGGTCCTCTCGCTCGGCGGCACCCGATGGGAGATGCTCCGGATCGTGATCGGGCAGCACTGCATCCCCGGCATCTTCGGAGCGACGATCCTCGGCCTGGGACGGGCTCTGGGAGAGACGATGGCGGTCACGATGGTCATCGGGAACCGCCCGGAGGCCATCCTTTCCCTGTTCCAACCTGGATACTCGATGGCGGCAGTCATCGCCAACGAGTTCACCGAGGCCGTCGGGGACGTCTATCTTTCGTCCCTCGTCCTCATCGGGCTCATCCTCTTCGCGATGACCCTCGCCGTGAACCTCGCGGCAAAATGGATCCTCACGAAGATGGTCGCGCGCGCCTCCCGGGGGATCTGA
- the pstS gene encoding phosphate ABC transporter substrate-binding protein PstS, with product MKKIYGVLAGVLAMLAVVSIASAADPLTINGAGATFPYPLYSKWFYEYSNANPGVRFNYQSIGSGGGIRQITAGTVNFGATDAPMTEEGMKKLPGSILHIPTALGAVVPVYNLGGVASGLKLTPDVLAGIYLGRITRWNDPKIAELNRTVTMPNADIVVAHRSDGSGTTDIFTNYLTTVNTEWRAKVGRGPSVNWPVGIGGKGNEGVAGVVKQIPGAIGYVELAYARQNRMNVASLRNKAGHFVAPTLAAISAAAAGVAKSMPADFRVSLVDAPGKESWPISGLTWILVYKDQKDEARGKAIVRFLKWAIRDGQKMVAALDYAPLPKAVVEKVDKALKQISFRGKSLY from the coding sequence ATGAAAAAGATCTACGGAGTCCTGGCAGGGGTCCTGGCAATGCTCGCCGTCGTCTCCATCGCGTCCGCGGCGGATCCGCTGACGATCAACGGCGCGGGGGCGACGTTCCCGTACCCCCTTTATTCGAAATGGTTCTATGAATATTCCAACGCCAACCCGGGCGTCCGGTTCAACTACCAGTCGATCGGCTCGGGCGGCGGGATCCGGCAGATCACCGCGGGGACGGTGAACTTCGGCGCCACCGACGCGCCGATGACGGAAGAGGGGATGAAAAAACTTCCGGGGTCCATCCTCCATATCCCGACGGCGCTCGGAGCGGTGGTCCCGGTCTACAACCTCGGCGGCGTGGCGAGCGGGTTGAAACTTACGCCGGACGTCCTCGCCGGCATCTACCTCGGCAGGATCACCCGCTGGAACGACCCGAAGATCGCGGAATTGAACAGGACCGTGACGATGCCGAACGCAGACATCGTGGTCGCCCATCGATCCGACGGGTCCGGTACCACGGACATCTTCACGAACTACCTGACGACGGTGAACACCGAGTGGCGCGCGAAGGTCGGCCGCGGACCATCTGTAAACTGGCCGGTGGGGATCGGCGGGAAGGGGAACGAGGGTGTGGCCGGAGTTGTGAAACAGATCCCGGGAGCCATCGGATATGTCGAGCTCGCGTACGCCAGGCAGAACAGGATGAACGTCGCGTCGCTGCGGAACAAGGCGGGACACTTCGTCGCGCCGACCCTGGCGGCGATCTCCGCGGCGGCGGCGGGTGTGGCGAAGTCGATGCCGGCCGATTTCCGGGTATCGCTGGTCGACGCCCCGGGAAAGGAGTCGTGGCCCATCTCCGGGCTCACCTGGATCCTCGTATACAAGGACCAGAAGGACGAGGCCAGGGGGAAGGCCATCGTCCGGTTCCTCAAGTGGGCGATCCGGGACGGCCAGAAGATGGTGGCCGCCCTCGACTACGCTCCATTGCCGAAGGCCGTGGTGGAGAAGGTCGACAAGGCGCTGAAGCAGATTTCCTTCCGGGGGAAGTCCCTGTACTGA
- a CDS encoding cytochrome c family protein: MRKVAFWTALVVAVVFASGTVFAAPPNKPIVLKAAKSKGPVTFDHAKHTKDCATCHHKDKAGAEQSCGKCHGAKTEGKKVSLKEAFHTQCKGCHQKEKKGPVKCDECHKK, encoded by the coding sequence ATGAGGAAAGTCGCATTCTGGACAGCGTTGGTCGTTGCGGTGGTTTTCGCCTCCGGCACGGTGTTCGCCGCGCCGCCGAACAAGCCCATCGTCCTGAAGGCTGCGAAATCCAAGGGGCCGGTCACCTTCGATCACGCGAAACACACCAAGGATTGCGCTACCTGCCACCACAAGGACAAGGCCGGAGCAGAGCAGTCGTGCGGAAAGTGCCACGGCGCGAAGACCGAAGGGAAGAAGGTCTCCTTGAAGGAAGCGTTCCACACACAGTGCAAGGGGTGCCATCAGAAGGAGAAGAAGGGTCCCGTGAAGTGCGACGAATGCCACAAGAAGTGA